The Sander vitreus isolate 19-12246 unplaced genomic scaffold, sanVit1 ctg242_0, whole genome shotgun sequence genome includes a region encoding these proteins:
- the LOC144513391 gene encoding caspase b-like, translating to MAGAPPAANLYYVLRDILRDLNDNDFNAFKWHLRIMTDIPRSDLEPADRLRTVDLMIQYHRQDAVNMTMDSLRQIPRNDLVERLPAQ from the exons ATGGCCGGAGCTCC GCCAGCAGCTAACCTCTACTATGTCCTTCGGGACATCCTGCGGGACTTGAATGACAACGACTTCAACGCTTTCAAATGGCACCTGAGAATCATGACAGACATCCCACGGAGCGACCTGGAGCCAGCAGACAGGCTTAGGACCGTGGACCTGATGATTCAGTATCACAGGCAGGATGCCGTCAACATGACCATGGATTCATTGAGACAGATCCCGAGGAACGACCTGGTGGAGCGTTTGCCTGCTCAATAA